Below is a genomic region from Henckelia pumila isolate YLH828 chromosome 3, ASM3356847v2, whole genome shotgun sequence.
ACGAACTTTTAACATTATttaaaacttgaaaatttatttattcaattcTAAATTTACGTTATTCATATACCTCCCTTTTCAGTGATAAGCTCGAGATTTCACGACTTTGTGGCAAATATTTACctcatttaaaaataatactccttccgtcccaattatattgtccactttttcttttttgtttgtctcaaatatatagtaaccacatttaataatatttttttacacttctttactaatatatccctattaactacaccttaaaaattgtgcaattattttttaataataaaatatgaagtttatataaaatttgttttctcaatacatttttattaatatgtgtgAAAATCCAAATAGGACAATATATATGGGACGGATGGAGTAATAATCAATTGAAACTACTACAAAATTCATCATTATCTTAACATATTATAATACATAAACCcattaaaaaaattgttatgATAAATTAAGTGGTGAgactaaattatatttttttaataataaagtATCATGACATTTCACAAGAAATATTTGAATATAATTTCATGactttgaaaattttcaaacctaaatcaaatttgaaaatcCCAATAACCCACTTCTTAATCCACAAATACACGTCCAATTTGCAAACCGCTCAcaatttctcaacttttttttcCAACCGTCTTGTATTTATCATcgttttatataataaattttatttcttatttttaaaattattcttATCTGATTCTATTCTACGATAACACTTTCTATGTATATtatcaattcaaaataaatcatctaaattacattcatttatattttaatatttctacAGCACATGCATGGTGTGTGAATAACTACTACATTCTATAATGTGCGATGGTTTGCCCCATGTTAGGCATGCTTAAACCCGGAACCAGGACTGGAACCGAGACCGATACGGAAAAAACGAAGCCGGAACCGACTTCAATCCATTAAGGAAAGGATTTCGGgatcagattgtaattttttttaaaaaaaattaaggttttttaataattttattttaaatgtgtaTGAAACCGGTTTGATCCGAATCAAAACCGGTCTATAACCTACAGAACCGGTCCGTGGTTCACATTGGTTCCAGGGGAACCAGTTCCATACCAGTTCCCGACCTAACCGATCCGGAACGGCTCGGAACCGGAACCAGAACCAATAAGCATGCCTATCCCTCTCTCAAAAAGCTTGTCTAATGGGTTTATAACTTTGCTTTATAAGTTTTATTGCACCCAGCGTTCGTTTCCACCCTCATTCCAGTGGGTGGGGAAGGCTGCTCCTGCCCACACGTAGAGTCCGCGAAGTCAACAAACCACTGTGGCCCTCAATAATGAGCTTTTTGGGGTGAGCTTCCAAGTTTTTTACACTTTCTCATAAACCTAATTATCCAGCCTCTTTGTTTTCAGGATGGTCAAAGTCTGTGAGTTTAGTCATAAAATCAAATTATTAGCTGATAATCATAATAATATCTCAAACAATTTTAACAAAAGTGAGAGTGTTTTTGCAACCTCTAGtaattatctattttttttttcttaataaatATGTGTGAGATTCTTTTTGAAACGTTGCAAACATTACTTAAAATATCTTCTCTCGTGGTCTAAAATTCAAAAAGTAAACCAGGGCCACAAAATGAAACAGAAAGCACTGCAAGATCATATATAATATAGGGCGGCAAGTTAGAAACACAAGAAGAAATGTGCCAAACTCTGAAAAAGAAAAGCCCCCCTTTAAAAGCAATCAATCTAGGCCGGGTGAAATTGAGCCCTCTCACTGAGAATATTTGTCGAGAGAACCCATTGGATCGGCCAATCCATGGTGAAAAAAACTCTGCTTTCCATCAATCagcgaaaaataaaaatgtgaGACCTTTCTCAGAGCAAAAGAAAGTGAATTCATAATCAATTTGCTATCGAAAAAGGCCCCGATCGTCGCTTTCTGCCGGCAACGGAGCACGGACGCCACAGGGTATACCGGCGCCATGTTCTCTCAAAGGCAATGTTGAAATTATCAACCCTAGATCCTCCAGATTTTATAGGCCACGGAGAGAAGTAATTGTCTCATTTGCCCCCGGTCTAgcattttgatttttgaattattggcctttttattttttatttttttaaaaaaaatcgagctaggaagtttgaatttttttttttttttttgacgtaTAGgaagtttgaattttaattacattcttgttttcctttttattttttagcttactacttttaaattttttttgtagtgttataaatttataatgtgGTTTAGATTCACTTTAGAATGTAtcattttatcaaaaattttgaattattcGTTTCTTGCGAATTTGAGTCACTTGTCGATTTCATTAATTCAATGATTTAAAGAAACAAAATCCCCTTTTTGGAACTGAATAATACGATGAAAACATTCCGTTTGAGAAATTCGATTTCTTCCATTCAAATttaaattgcttaaattttcTTGGGGAATCAATTCAAGTTGTCTGGATTGTATTAAAGTTAAATAGATTATGTAGGGTTCACAAATATATTTATCTATTGTTTTTTGCGGTTCACTTTTGTTAAGAAATATGCATGTTATCATACGGATTACACACAACTTTCGTTGTTGCCATAAAATTTTCATAGTTTATTATTATTGGTCATTACAACCTAGGCGATAATAGCTACAAAGAAATTTTTTTCCCGGTAATGTACAGTGGTAgcaaatattcaagttttttgCTTGAAAGTATGATAAATAAGTCACAGAAACAATACGCAAACAATACACAAAAAAACGAAACCAACCTAATCATACCAGAAACTCAAATGTAATAAACAATAGAAGTATGGTTGTGTAACTTGTGTTGAAAGTTAAAATTAAGCAAAAATCATCGAGTATCGCCAGGGTCGACGCTGCATGATAGCGCCAAACCGCAGTTTCCATAGGCGGGGTACCATATCCCGAGTAGAGTTGGTGAATCACATTGATGAAAAACGATGCATGGACTAACATGGTGAATCAAAAACCGCAGTATGTGCATCTCCTAAGGTTCATCACTCAACACGTGAGGTTTGTCGTCACAAACTTCAGAAAATGTCGACATACTCAATTTTTAATCCAGGTAGAACCAAACCTAAATTACATTTGGTGAAATAATTGGGTGTAGTGAAACAAGAGATTGTTGTTCCTTTACATTCCCAACAAAGTACAAAAACAGTAGAGAATTATACACTTCTTGAACTGAAAAAATTGTATTGTTCAATGAAGGTCACTGGTGATATACATAGGTCTCACTGACTCAATGGTCCAAACTCTTCGGGTGGCCACACCTGTATTAGAAAAATCAATAGGGTAAATAGACATGGAACACAGGCTACAGCAAAAGTTCAAGTTTGTTAGTTGGATCtaagaataaatatttttatcactATACCATGTGTCATACTCTAATATGAGTCAACTCTCTCAAGCAATATCCACTAAAGTTGGTAACCATCAATGCATATTGACGGGTCTAACTGTTGTCCTCTcattgagagagaatctcaCATAGGATGAGCTTGGAAAAGGATTATCATTGGTCAGGGCTAGTAATGAAGCCCCTGTTTCGCGCATTCCAGTTTAGTTTAAGGTAATATAAGTGTATGGACCAAATATTGATGTGTGAAAGTTGTTCATAGTGCATCAGCTTCTTAAGGGGTAGGCAGTATTGTCACATGGGTCTGCACAGCGGCTCATGAGTTTGACAGGCTCTCACACCTAGATGGTTGGTCTTTTAGGTTTAAGCTCTTCTCTCGACCAATGTCCTAACATAATCACTGTTATATTTAACCATTACATTATTAAAATTTTGCTACAAAATAATCAGTAGAAGGAAAAAAAACTCGATTATCTAGACAATTTTGGGAATGGAAATCACCACAGATGAAACAACCACGAATTGGTTTCAAACTTTAGATCCTTCTCATGAAAATTAAGTGTAAAAAGAAACAGACGGCGCTTAAGGGGTGTGGCCTCAGCTAAACATGGCAACCGAAACTTACTCTGCAAAAGACTTTGCCAAGAATCAACCCACGAGGAATTGGGCCGAGTTGCCGAGAATCCTTAGAAGCATAGATATTATCTCCTTGAATCCACACATGGCCCTTTGGAACCTGTTTTCCCAGAATAACATTAACATTGATTGATTGAACGAATGAATGAAGAAGACATCATAATTCATAAATGGGGTCATCTTTCTGAAAATTCACTGCTTAAAGAATCACATATAAGACAAATGCATAGCACACATGTTACTCTTCTAGAAGTTGGTAGACAAAGAGAAGGTGGACCCTTTTTCTTCTCAATGATCTGTGAGTAAATTTGACATGACAAGAAGAAAACAGGGATTGGAACACATTTCAATGACATATGCAAAATGAGGTTGAACCAGCAAAGGAAAAAGCTCACACAGCACCTCAGTAATACAATGCATATAAAAATTATGAGTTTTCCACCCCAAAATATCTGTAAAAGCCCCAGCATAAAAATGGCTCGGGTCACCACCAAGTTTAATATTTTGCTCGTAGCAAATTCAGTCAAGAATGGAGAAAATAATCAATCGATCAGAAACTTCACGAGCAAATGTCACCCCAAAAACCATGACAGAAACAATTTAATCTACGGTGAGTAAACTTTGTTTTCATAAAcccttttttttatcatttgaaCAGTACGTACGTTGTTGTCTGAAGATAAGACAAATTTCACCAGATGCTTAGATATTGCACATCGTAAGTATATTTTTTATCCACTGAACTCTTATCTTATCAGCAATCTAGAGAAAAACACCCCACTTTCTGAGGAAACAGAATTGAGGCACTGCTCTACAGATAGAATTAAGGTCAGATGAATGTTAAGTCCAGCAAAGATATTTCTCATTCCCGTCCCAAAACAATAACCAGCACCATAGACACTGACAATCGAAGATTGAACCCTAACGCAGAGCAGCAAAACAATCAAATGACTACTCCAGAAAATAGCGCATATAGACTATCAACGGAGAGTAAAGCAAAAGCAAACAACATGAATAATCAAGTACCTATACATTCACATATTTCATATACTCAAAGAAAGCCTACCACTAGGGAGTGAGTGCGATCACTGTCACCAGGATCCACCAAGAAGGACACTGTATCACCCGCCACGCCCACAATGCGCTTGGTTATGCGCTTTCTAGGATTCTCCGGCGATCGTACCACAACAATGTCTCCAGGGCCCACCTTCCCCAGTAAATGCGACATTTTCTCAACCAGTAACACGTCACCAATGAAATTCAACGTCGGCAGCATGCTAGGTCCGTACACCTTCAAATGAAATTCGGGGGAAAAAAATGACCGGTTCGAGACAGTAAAAAAATTTGCGAAAAATCGGAACCAAAAAAGCAAACATAATAACATCTTGTTACGAAATGAAGAATAGTACTAGCGTTGGGGAGCAAATGTAAGTGTCTGTGACGTGCAATAGCGAAAGGAATTGTGCGAAGAGGATGGAGTGACGAAATGCTTCTTTGGCTGTAGATTTCCATTGGCAAGCAAAATTCAGTAGATCTGCTCTCATAGCCTCAAACTCGTTCCATTCACGGCGGAGCGCCGACGTAAGATAACCTCTACGCCCAACGGCGAACGCGGATGAATAACGGGCGGCGGCGTCCAGGAAACACTTCGGACTTCTATATTCGAGCCCATATATATGAGAAATTGATTCTGGGCCCAACAAAGCCGTGCAGTAATTTTATTCTAAAATGGAATTTAATTTAGTAAAATCATTttactgtaaaaaaaaaaaagtaaaatcaTTTTCGTtcattattgattatttgtCAAATTTATACATTCACTATTTCGAACCTTCTGAGACGGGGTGATAGGTCGAcctaaatcataaatttaataaaaaataatattttgacataaaaaataatatttctcaTAAGTTTAATTAGATATTTGTTTCATAAAATCGTACTTAAAATGAGTAACGAAAACTTAACTTTTAAAGTATCATTATAAATCAGATTGAACAATGAAAGTAAAATATGTATGCTTGATGTACATTACAATATCAAGAAAGTTTAAACAAAGATTGCTATGACATAGTTTGTTCTTCAAGACAGAAAGAACAAAGACAAAACACCaattaaatttaattgtttCCTATATGCCTTTACACCCAAAGCACCACAGCAACAGTACAGCGTGTTCGAGGGTAACCTATGAATATACAGATGGAAAAATTACTATCCAATGATGGAACTTCCACAAGAAAAATGCCATCTCCAGTGTCCGTGGTCAAATCAATCGAGAACTCGATCAAGAACCGATAGGATGCCACCTTATTATATGATCATTGTATCCGTTCCAAGTTAAAGTACACTATTCGTTCAAGTGCAAATTTAAAGGGACTTGGGGGCAGGCATTGAAGATTCCTAACAGCTTGATCAGCTATTTCCCGAGCCAATTCCTGAGCCATCTCGATCCCACCGGAGTTCTTGACAAAAGATATGGCCTCTTCAAGTGAACCCATCTCACTAAACTCGGATTCAATCATATCCCTgagtttcttttctttctccAACCCAAATATGACGGGAGCAGTCAAGATTCCTTTGGCCAAATCACTGCCAGCAGGCTTGCCAAGTTGCTCGGCTGATTGAGTAAAATCCAGTACATCATCGACTACTTGGAAGGATAGACCTAAATTTTTGCCGTACTGATACATCTGCTCTGTAATATCGCTGTCAACTCCACTGAAAATGGCGGCTCCCTTGGTGCTAGCAGCGATCAAGGACGCTGTTTTATAGTAACTTTTTATTAAGTATTCATCCAGTTGAACATCACAGTCAAACAAACTTGAGGCCTGCTTTATTTCACCGCTTGCAAAGTCTTTAATGACCTACAAAATTATTCGTATAATGAATTTCTACTCGTCAGATTTTCATTTTGGTTATGTTTTCCGATTAAAGGTTTGGTCTAGTCCATGATAatctacaaaaaaaattcatcttTGAACTGTAAAAATGTATGGGCGGAATCCAGCTTACCTGACTGATAAGCTTAATGACGTCAAGATTTTCAAGATTGGCCAGGTACCATGACGCTTGGGCGAACATAAAATCCCCAGCTAGTACAGCTATTCTCGTACCATATATTTGATGGACGGTTTCTTTTCCTGCAAAGAGAATCAATATATCAGACATACCAATTACCAGCCAAAAATTTCAGTATAAGTGTAAGCAAAAGGTATTTGTTGTACAAAACTCGTAAACATGGATCGTGAATTTTAAAATGGTAGATATACACCAAAAAGATTCAATCTCCAGAGGCCAAAACCCttatcaaatatcaaatctgatTCTAAAATAGTGTCAGAATTCTAATTAGAAAGATAAACTAATACAAGGATTCTAGATATTGAACTTTCTAATATAGATGCCATAAAATTTTTATGAACTCAAGAGGAGGAATATAACCTCTCCGCAAGTCACTATCATCTAACACATCATCATGTATCAAACTTGCAGTGTGGATCATTTCAATTATTTCTGCCAACCTTCTATGTTCTCTTGTGAGTTCCCTGAAACCATTATGGACCCATATCATACATATAAGTGGCATAAGTTCTAACTTTGAATACGAGTATAGATAATAGAATAGAGCTTACTTTAAGCCAGCAACCTCTGCAGTTGCTCTCGATACGAGGAAACTTAAAGCCGGTCGCATCCTTTTGCCCCCAGCTCCAAAGATTTGCTCAGCAGCAGACATCAAAACAGGGTTTTCTGCACCAACAATCTAACAATGACTCTTAATAAGTTTTTGAATGAAagttaaaattttcttttattctcCAACATGCAAGTCAAAGGCTGAACTTCATCTAATAATTTTTCGCTTTTTTACTGTGCTATATGCTCAAGGACTTCGTATGACCAAACAAGTTAAAACTTGTGGTCTGAAGGATGTCAAACATACTGACTGAATACATGGAAAATAGTAATGAAGAGAAAACATCAAAGAAAAGAAACCGCAACACCGGTGCAACACAACAACAATTTTGTTACTCAGCGTGAATAAAATGGTAGTATATAAGGCAATTGTTAAACAAAAGAACAAAGGTAATATGACAAGAAGCATGCATTAACAATTTTTAACAGGTTATTACAGTGACTTTTGGTCTTCACCATAATCATCTTTTCATGCTGTAACAGAAGAAAAATGTGATGCTGCCAAAGGATCCCAAATTAATTATCCCACAAGCAGAAAGCAATTTAAGGTATCAACTAAAAATGTTTATCTTGTCATGCTAATATCACAGATAGAGCAAAATCATGCAAAACTATTAACTTCACAAGCAAAGTGGAATGGGATAAAGGAATTACAGTCGAATGTATTCTCCGTTTCATTATTTTCCTCCACAATAACGAATGCCCTAATAACGCATAAAGAGCATACCACTAGGAAGCCTTTTTTCTCAACCAATAGAAGTAGTCGCATTCAACCATTTACAACTTATCATGTCTTCAATCTTACTCAGTTCCTTCTCGATCGTATATAAAGAGCCAGCTATAGCACATTAATAAGCTAGATTTTACTTTGCATGCCATATTCTAAGGAAAAATCCATGTGAAATTTAGTTTGAATGCAATGATAGTTTTAGGAAAAAATGATCATGAACCTTAAAACGGATCGGCCATGTCCTCTCCAGTAAGTATCAATAGCATAAATATAGTTTCTATTCCATTTTGCCCATTATGAACATGAATTTTTTCAATGCATACTAATATAAAACTTACTGATTGGAGATTTTTGTTGAGTGTCTGTAAATCATCTGCCACAACTTCAAACAATTCAGCTGTTGAAGAACGGCTCGTTAACTCTTCAGTAAAATCCTGCACCGGCGGGGCGCCAGATGAAATTCCTGCAACAGCACAAAACATCCCCATGATTCAAACTTTAAAATGCCAATCCAGACTGTTATAACCGATGTGTCTGCAAAGCTGTCTGGTTTCAGTTGTGGGGACCAGAACTGAACTGAGGAACCGGGACTGAGAGTGAGAAACTGATTGCCGAGCCTAACTGGAGCGACAAGCTAAACTGAACACTAAACTGAAAGTAATGGGAACAGCTGAGGAAAGTGTCAACTGAAGAAGGAAGCGAAGACTGGAGAGAAGCAGTCGGTGTAGCTTCGACTGAATCAGCCGAGGTATCCATAGCTGGAGTCAGTCAAGAATAAAATCAGTTGGGTGAGTTGAGCATACATCTGCGCAACTGGGTGGTCAGCTGGCCAGTGATCATTCAGTCAACCGTATAATTAGTACAAGTCTGTTAGCGTTGTCAGATCCTTGTCGGAAGATAATCAGATATCAACGAGGATGTCAGAAAATCTCTTTGGCAGGTACGCAAGCAGTTACACGTCAACATCAGTCGCCCAGAGGTAAGAGGAGGAGAGTTCAGTTCAGTTAAGTCAAGGTTAGTGAGTTCAAGAGCGGTTTAATCACGAGTGACTCAAAGGGATATCAAAGGTGTCCAAGCTTTGATTTCTGCAGTGAGTTTGTGTTGACTTCTTGAAGGTGTAGCTTGCGGTATACGATAATTTTGGGCCGAACCACATAATtacttgtgtttaatttctgcaTTTTTCATTAACTGATCAGTTCAGTTTTGACGGTGATTTATCGAATTTCATTCGTATACTTGTCCTgtttattgttttaaaaaaacaacaCAGACACTCGCACAGACCAAGGAATCCAGTTTCAATAGCATCTAAACAAAGTCAAGTTCTAGCAAGTCATAAAAAGATACAACTTTTATTACCATTGAGAAAAGTCTCTGAAGTCTTGGTCGAAAACACGCGGCGCCGCCCTATATCACGCCGGTGGCACGACAATTTCCGACCTTTGGAGCCTCTCTTGACATTCCTCAGCACTCCCTTGGCGCAATTTCTTACAGAAAAACGATCAAAAGAAGCATTTGAAGAGCACCCACAAGCCACAAAATCCAACGTTGTTCTTGCGATCTCAAGACCATGGCATGTCATTGACAGCATCATATATAACTTATATTTGAACTGCAAAAAAGTACCCAATATTCCTCTACAATCAAGAACCCACCTGAGAACTGTGTTCAGTTTTTCTCATCGCACAAACACCCGCAAATTGAAAAAACtccaatataaattaaaaataaaaattggatCTTTGGATATAAACCTGTAAAATAACCAAAAGTGTAGAGGGGGTTGAGTTGATAAGCTTCTCTCTTCAAACAAGGAAGAGAAAGTTGAGGTTCAAATACAATCCACAAGTGCCTATATATACCAATATTTGAGTGGAGCAAAAACTCCcacataaatttaaatttttttactctcgacaaaaaatattaaaaaattttaatacatAGCCCGTTTCGTGGACAGGCCCTTTGGttttggtattttttttaaatatatatttttttaaaaaaatattggaaCTTAATACTTTATTCTGTGTTTTTAAAACTTTATGCTCCGCTTGGTAGCTACGATGAGATTAATAATGT
It encodes:
- the LOC140892094 gene encoding mitochondrial ATP-independent inner membrane protease subunit 1a, whose amino-acid sequence is MRADLLNFACQWKSTAKEAFRHSILFAQFLSLLHVTDTYICSPTLVYGPSMLPTLNFIGDVLLVEKMSHLLGKVGPGDIVVVRSPENPRKRITKRIVGVAGDTVSFLVDPGDSDRTHSLVVPKGHVWIQGDNIYASKDSRQLGPIPRGLILGKVFCRVWPPEEFGPLSQ
- the LOC140887891 gene encoding solanesyl diphosphate synthase 1, chloroplastic-like, with the translated sequence MMLSMTCHGLEIARTTLDFVACGCSSNASFDRFSVRNCAKGVLRNVKRGSKGRKLSCHRRDIGRRRVFSTKTSETFLNGISSGAPPVQDFTEELTSRSSTAELFEVVADDLQTLNKNLQSIVGAENPVLMSAAEQIFGAGGKRMRPALSFLVSRATAEVAGLKELTREHRRLAEIIEMIHTASLIHDDVLDDSDLRRGKETVHQIYGTRIAVLAGDFMFAQASWYLANLENLDVIKLISQVIKDFASGEIKQASSLFDCDVQLDEYLIKSYYKTASLIAASTKGAAIFSGVDSDITEQMYQYGKNLGLSFQVVDDVLDFTQSAEQLGKPAGSDLAKGILTAPVIFGLEKEKKLRDMIESEFSEMGSLEEAISFVKNSGGIEMAQELAREIADQAVRNLQCLPPSPFKFALERIVYFNLERIQ